The nucleotide window GTAATCCACAATATGCACAGGATGTACACAATGCAGAGGCAGCCGTGCTCAGTGCAGAAGCCCAGGTAAATACAGCCCAACTTCAGTATGACAAAACCAAACCTCTTGTACAACGGGAAATTGTGAGTCCACTTCAGCTGGAAACTGCGGAAAATACACTAAAAACCCAGAAAGCCCTATTGGCTCAGGCTAAAGCTACATTAGCAACAGCCAGAACCAATCAGGGATATACCCGTGTGGTAAGTCCGGTAAGTGGTGTAGTAGGCACTATTCCGTACAAAATAGGAAGCTATGTAAACAGCTCTACCAGTCAGCCGCTTACAATGGTTGCCAACATTTCAAAAGTCTATGCCTATTTCTCCATCAATGAGAAATGGGAGTTGTCATTTTTTCGCAATACCCCCGGAGAGACATTTGAGCAAAAACTCAAAAATATGCCTGTGGTGTCGCTGATTCTGTCAGATGGAACTACCTATCCACAAAGTGGGAGAATTGAAACTGTCAGTGGCTTGATCAACACAGAAACCGGATCGGCCAATGTACGTGCAGGTTTTGAAAACCCTACACGCATGTTACGCAGTGGCAGCAGTGCTACTATCCGCATTCCAACTGTACTGGAAAATGCAATTATGATTCCACAGAAAGCTACTTATGAAATTCAGGGAAAACGGTTTGTGTATGTGTTACAGCCAGACCAGACAGTGAAAAGTGTAGAGATTCATGTAAACTCATTAACAACGGCTGATGCCTACGTGGTAGAGGAAGGTCTGAAAGTAGGTGATACCATTGTATCTGATGGAGTAGCAACCCTTACCGATGGCACCAAAATACAACCACAGCTATCCTCTCAATCCGCTGTATCATCCAACAAGTAAGCTACAGCAGATTTTTTGCATACGATCAGCCATATAAAACTGTGAAAAGAAAAATATGTTAAAACGATTCATAGAAAGACCTGTATTATCCACAGTCATATCCGTCATTATTGTCATACTGGGAATACTGGGTCTGATAACGTTACCGGTGTCTCAATATCCGGAAATCGCCCCTCCTACTGTACAGGTATCAACCAGCTATCAGGGAGCCAATGCAGATGTGGTCATGAACAGCGTTATTATCCCGCTGGAAGAACAAATCAATGGGGTGGAGAATATGACCTATATGACGTCTACTGCCTCCAACGACGGAAGTGCCACTATTACTATTAATTTTAAGCTAGGCACCAATCCGGATATGGCAGCTGTAAACGTACAAAACCGGGTGGCACGTGCTAGCAGTTTGTTGCCAGCCGAAGTAACCAAAGCCGGTGTCATTACAGCCAAACGTCAGAGCAGTAATGTACTGATCTTTGGTTTAAAGAGTGACAACCCTGCTTATGACAATACGTTTTTGCAAAACTATGCCAACATCAATATTATCCCTCAAATCAAGCGGATCAATGGTGTAGGCGATGCCAGTGCATTTGGTAGCAGAGACTACGCCATGCGTATCTGGCTCAAACCGGATGTAATGGCTAGTTATGGCCTTGTCCCTAACGATATTAACTCTGCACTGGCAGAACAAAACGTAGAAGCAGCTCCTGGTCAGTTTGGTGAACTGGGAAAACAAGCATTCCAGTATACACTCAAATACAAAGGACGGCTCAAAAGTATCTCCGAGTTTGAGAATATCATTGTCCGATCCTCTTCTGGCGGTCAGGTTTTACGACTGAAAGACGTTGCTAAAATTGAACTCGGAGCACAGAGCTATTCCAGTTATAATAACATTGATGGTCAACCCGGTGTAGGGATTGCCATTAACCAGACAGCGGGCTCCAATGCACAGGAAGTAATTGAAGAGTCATTAAAAGTACTGGATGCAGCATCCAAAACCTTTCCGAAAGGAATCACTTATGTGCAAATGGTCAATGTAAACGACTTTCTGGATGCCTCTATTGAGAAAGTTATTCATACATTGATCGAGGCCTTTGTACTGGTATTTCTGGTCGTGTTTATCTTCCTGCAAGACTGGCG belongs to Xanthocytophaga agilis and includes:
- a CDS encoding efflux RND transporter periplasmic adaptor subunit; translated protein: MPIKLTQTVPSINPLQNNMLFSVNNDNKIRNILLSVISGSILLSACSGEQKSQQGASNQVSAYPVLKLVPQTAQLHTDFPATIKGTEDIEIRPKIDGYIEKIYIDEGATVQRSQLLFTISNPQYAQDVHNAEAAVLSAEAQVNTAQLQYDKTKPLVQREIVSPLQLETAENTLKTQKALLAQAKATLATARTNQGYTRVVSPVSGVVGTIPYKIGSYVNSSTSQPLTMVANISKVYAYFSINEKWELSFFRNTPGETFEQKLKNMPVVSLILSDGTTYPQSGRIETVSGLINTETGSANVRAGFENPTRMLRSGSSATIRIPTVLENAIMIPQKATYEIQGKRFVYVLQPDQTVKSVEIHVNSLTTADAYVVEEGLKVGDTIVSDGVATLTDGTKIQPQLSSQSAVSSNK